The window CTTGCGGAGCAGCTCGTCGACCCGCGCGTTCTGATAGAAGCCCGCGTTGAAGGCGGGCGGGAACCGATCCGAGGAAAGCAGCATGTAGGTGACGTGGTCGGGATCGCCGATGGACGGGTTCCACGACATCTCCGCCATGTCGGGGCCGTCGAGATACTTCTTCAAGTAGGCGCCCCACTCCATGGTCTGGATCTTGGCCTTGATGCCCACGGCCTGGAGCTGCGCCTGGATGACCGTGCCCATCTCCACGGGCTGCTGCATGCCCGAGCCCGACTCGGGGACGAGGAAGGTGACCTCGAAGCCGCCCG is drawn from Candidatus Methylomirabilota bacterium and contains these coding sequences:
- a CDS encoding ABC transporter substrate-binding protein — protein: GGFEVTFLVPESGSGMQQPVEMGTVIQAQLQAVGIKAKIQTMEWGAYLKKYLDGPDMAEMSWNPSIGDPDHVTYMLLSSDRFPPAFNAGFYQNARVDELLRKGRTTVGDAERAAIYREAQRIISDEAPWIFIDHGRQIIIHRKRVQSFKLHPNFDLVLTQVWLQ